Sequence from the Molothrus aeneus isolate 106 chromosome 7, BPBGC_Maene_1.0, whole genome shotgun sequence genome:
AAAAACCAACCACAAAACCGCCGCAAGTGCCAAAGCGAAATGCGGACTCGGGTGCGGGCAGCGCGGCCCCGGGCGCGGCAGCGGCCTCAGGGCTGCGCAGGGCCTCGCcgcagggacagcccctgtgCGGGAGCGGGCGTGTGCTTCCCTCCCGGAGGGCTCTAGGAAAGCCTGACATTACACATCTCGGTGTGAGATGAGCCAGCCCTCATCCTAAATCTCCCCCCTTTGACATGTGTGTGCAACCGGCAGAAGGGTAGTAAAAATCCGGTTTACTTACGTGTCATAATTGTCTCGGAATCCTTTTGCGAAAGGGTTGTGATCTATTTTCAGCTGTGTGATCtagggaaagagagaagcagagcacaCGTTGTGAAAGCCTGAAAAATATACCACACTGCAGCCAACACGTTTTTAAAGGACCAAGCTTTACTCTAGTCAATCATACTGCCTTTTAACCGTGAAAAATCAGCTCTGGCATGCTTATAGACTTCACAGTCTAACTTTAAGATTTACGTTGTTGTAAAAAGTacgaaaaaaatcaatatttaacCCCATATTTTGAGATGTGTTCAGCATTCCTAGTGCATGGGTATGAATATGCTGAAATCCAGAAATTAGGCAAAACGTACAGCAGAACGATAACTAGGAGTTTGCATTTGCATGGAGCAAAATAATTAAAGCGAGAACGTGGACTGAACATATGTCATTTGAAAAGGGGGCACCAGTCTGTAGCAAAGCCAGACCACTCCGAAACGCATCCAGGCATTAACGAGCTTTTAATTTGAGGAAGTTGCTCCGTCACCCCCGGCGCAATCAATGAGGATGTTAATTGATCTTTGCAGACTTAAAGCTTAAGCTAACAGCTTAACAGCTAACTAAGCTGTTTCCGACTGGGAGATAAACGCTGCGGGCCAGCGCCCAGCCCCGGGCGGAGGGGCAGGATCGCGCCCATCCTGGCGGGAGGGCGATGCCGCTGCGGGCACCCGGAGGGGGCTCCTGAGGCGAAGGCGGCCCGAGCGGCTACGGCCGCCCTGGAGATGGCCAGGGAGGGCTGGCACAAAGCGGGGAACAGGGAGCCCCATCTCCCGGCGCCGGAGACCCGGGGTAGTGGGCAGCAGCCGGGCCATCCCCGGTGGGCTGCCTTGCGGGTAGCGGGGGGACCGCGAGGGGAATAAACCAGGGAGCTCTTTACATCGGTGTTTTGGTAGGCGGTGACGGCAATGAACTGTGTCTCGGGGAACGTGAATGTCTGCACTCTGCCCGGCTGGTTGGTATCCTCCGTCCCGTCTTCGTTCACCTCCACCACATGCAAGCGAGGTTGGTACTTGTGAAGGGACTGCAAAACCACCATCTGTCAGGCATGGcaaaaggagggagggggacgcggggagaaaagaagaaattagagCGAGAAGGACGAGGAGAGCGATGCCCGCTGGCCGCCGCCTCCCCGGGACGGTTGCGGACTTCCCCGGCCGCACCGGACAGCGGTGTCAGCTTGGGCAACGCGCTCAGGGCCGACGAGGCCCGTGGCAAAATGAAATGGGAGGACTTTCTCACCACCACCCCCCTTTTATTTTCACCTAACGACAcgatccaaaaaaaaaaaaaaaaaaaaaagaaaaaaaagaaaaatacacgTCCTTTCGGAAACGATAGGATTttaactgaagaaataaaaataattctggcaGCGTCTGCATTCCCCCACTGACCTGCCCGTTGTTGTTTGATGCTCCTTTATTGTTTGTAAGTTTTAATTTCCCAAAGGAGATTTCCTGACGCATCCAGTGGGCTCCCGTGTTGGGGGAGTCGGGATGCATATACACCCGGTTTCCtaagcaaaacaacaaaaaacacaacCACATCACAGTTCTAGTCTGTACCCCggttctgctgctgcatctgcaCATGAGGGTGAAGAACCCCGTTAAGTGGACAATATTTTACTGCCAAAACTCCCTTAATTTTAAACGAAAAGGattaaaacagctttttccGAACACCTTTTACTTTCTCCTCCAccctcctttttttctattttttaaaaaaaaccatcGTTGGCCCATTTGCGTTTAAGAAGTCGCCAGAGCCAGTCCGCAAAGGCATTAATTAATCATTCTCACCTACATATGTGTCGGGAAAAGTGTTAATTGGAGGAACTTGCCTTGTACATTGGTGTCCGCCTTGCCGCAAGGAACCCATTTGCCTCCCTGAAATCTCCAGTGATTGGGGTCCGCCAAAATTACATCCACAAAAATATTGTAGTGAGCCGTAGGGTCGAGACCAGAAATATTAAAGCTTAGGAAAGGGAACATGCgcctataaaaaaaaaaaaagaaaaaaaaaagaaaagggaaaaaaaagaaaaataaagggaagaaggaaagcaagCCATCGGCAGCGACAGGCACACGCGGAGCACCCAGCCGTTGTGCTTTATCCTCACGGCTCCCGATAGCAactgggaaataaaaatcaaaagaagCCCGCTCCCCGGAGTGCCGAGCTTTCCCGCGGGGAAGGGCTGAGCGCAGCGGGCGCGGGAACTTGCGGGGAGGCAGAGAGGGCTGCCCCGGTAGGGACCGGCTCCGGCGGGAACGACTCCGGCGGGGACCCGCACCGGAGCTCCCGGCGACCAGGGCAGGGGCCCCGGTGATGGGGGACGGCTCCGCCGGGGCGGCGGAGGCTCCGGGCGGCTCCCCCGGCGAAGTCCGCGGCTCAGCCCCGACACCCAGAAAGGTCCGCGTGGTGGCTTACCTTCCCTGCTTCGTGATGATCATCTCCGTCTGGTGCCGGTGAAATTTCAGCCAGAGTGGCCTGTTGCACAGGTAGACCTGAGCCTTGCCGGGAACCAGCCCCGGCTGGGTGGAGGAGAACTGGTAGAAAGGTGCCCCTTGGTAGGAATGGCCATACTGCTGGGGGTACGGGTAGCCCGCCGTGGGGTAGCCTTGCGGAGAAGAGTTGGACAGGAGGCTGTTATAAGCTCCGTTGGTGATCACAGGATGATGAGCCATGTAGCGGCTGGGGCTGGCGATGGAGAAGGCTGGGTGAGCAGGTCCATGCTGGCTGGGATAAGGGAACATGGTActaggagcagaggcagcagactGGGGCTGGCTGGACTGAGAGAGCAGATAGCGATCTGCAGCAGATCCATCGAAACTGTGACGAAGCTCAGAGACCCCGTCCAAGACGGGAGAGAGTTTATTTCTCTGGACGTCCCCTGGTGTGTCCTTGGAGTCAGGAAAATTGTCTGTATCTGACTGATTCGTCATCCCcctggtaatttttttcaaaggtgAACTTCTCTCCAGGTTGTCAGTGGTCGAGATAATGGGATGATCATGCAAGGCAAGCTCAGATCCGCCTGCATGTGGGTAACTGCTGCTCACATTGAGAAATTTCTTGGAGAGCATG
This genomic interval carries:
- the TBR1 gene encoding T-box brain protein 1 isoform X2; translated protein: MQLEHCLSPSIMLSKKFLNVSSSYPHAGGSELALHDHPIISTTDNLERSSPLKKITRGMTNQSDTDNFPDSKDTPGDVQRNKLSPVLDGVSELRHSFDGSAADRYLLSQSSQPQSAASAPSTMFPYPSQHGPAHPAFSIASPSRYMAHHPVITNGAYNSLLSNSSPQGYPTAGYPYPQQYGHSYQGAPFYQFSSTQPGLVPGKAQVYLCNRPLWLKFHRHQTEMIITKQGRRMFPFLSFNISGLDPTAHYNIFVDVILADPNHWRFQGGKWVPCGKADTNVQGNRVYMHPDSPNTGAHWMRQEISFGKLKLTNNKGASNNNGQMVVLQSLHKYQPRLHVVEVNEDGTEDTNQPGRVQTFTFPETQFIAVTAYQNTDITQLKIDHNPFAKGFRDNYDTIYTGCDMDRLTPSPNDSPRSQIVPGARYAMAGSFLQDQFQAEDPGAPSPQRWFVAPANNRLDFAASAYDTATDFAGNAATLLSYAAAGVKALPLQAAGCAGRPLGYYADPSGWGARSPPQYCSKSGSVLSCWPNSAAAARMAAGNPYLGEEAESLAPERSPLPGAEDSKPKDLSDSSWIETPSSIKSIDSSDSGIYEQAKRRRISPSDTPVSESSSPLKSEVLTQRDCEKTCAKDIGYYGFYSHS
- the TBR1 gene encoding T-box brain protein 1 isoform X1 — encoded protein: MQLEHCLSPSIMLSKKFLNVSSSYPHAGGSELALHDHPIISTTDNLERSSPLKKITRGMTNQSDTDNFPDSKDTPGDVQRNKLSPVLDGVSELRHSFDGSAADRYLLSQSSQPQSAASAPSTMFPYPSQHGPAHPAFSIASPSRYMAHHPVITNGAYNSLLSNSSPQGYPTAGYPYPQQYGHSYQGAPFYQFSSTQPGLVPGKAQVYLCNRPLWLKFHRHQTEMIITKQGRRMFPFLSFNISGLDPTAHYNIFVDVILADPNHWRFQGGKWVPCGKADTNVQGNRVYMHPDSPNTGAHWMRQEISFGKLKLTNNKGASNNNGQMVVLQSLHKYQPRLHVVEVNEDGTEDTNQPGRVQTFTFPETQFIAVTAYQNTDITQLKIDHNPFAKGFRDNYDTIYTGCDMDRLTPSPNDSPRSQIVPGARYAMAGSFLQDQFVSNYAKSRFHPGAGAGPGPGADRSVPHTNGLLSPQQAEDPGAPSPQRWFVAPANNRLDFAASAYDTATDFAGNAATLLSYAAAGVKALPLQAAGCAGRPLGYYADPSGWGARSPPQYCSKSGSVLSCWPNSAAAARMAAGNPYLGEEAESLAPERSPLPGAEDSKPKDLSDSSWIETPSSIKSIDSSDSGIYEQAKRRRISPSDTPVSESSSPLKSEVLTQRDCEKTCAKDIGYYGFYSHS